From one Variovorax sp. PBL-H6 genomic stretch:
- a CDS encoding MotA/TolQ/ExbB proton channel family protein, translated as MTVLELLTHGDAVSRSVAALLLLMSVASWVVILWKAWLLRGGTRDVLRSIAAFWQSASLGDAEERLRGFDRAALVWPAVSAVRQLGAQPDPATLGGAVARAQRLTRVLRDALHAALRRLQAGQILLATVGATAPFVGLLGTVWGIYGALTGIAGGTGGFTIDKVAGPVGEALIMTAFGLAVAIPAVLAYNVFGRVVSRIEAELEGFAHDLLGALGEDPAREAPLPPARPMPA; from the coding sequence ATGACCGTCCTGGAGCTGCTCACACACGGCGATGCTGTAAGCCGCTCGGTGGCGGCGCTGCTGCTGCTGATGTCGGTTGCCAGCTGGGTCGTGATCCTCTGGAAGGCCTGGCTGCTGCGCGGCGGCACGCGCGACGTGCTTCGCAGCATTGCGGCTTTCTGGCAATCTGCCTCCCTGGGCGACGCCGAGGAGCGGCTGCGAGGCTTCGATCGCGCGGCCCTGGTCTGGCCGGCAGTGAGTGCAGTGCGCCAGCTCGGCGCGCAGCCCGATCCGGCCACGCTCGGCGGCGCGGTCGCCCGCGCCCAGCGCCTCACGCGGGTGCTGCGCGATGCCCTGCACGCCGCCCTGCGGCGGCTGCAGGCCGGGCAGATCCTGCTGGCCACCGTCGGTGCCACTGCGCCGTTTGTCGGGCTGCTGGGCACGGTGTGGGGCATCTATGGCGCTCTGACGGGCATCGCCGGCGGGACTGGCGGCTTCACCATCGACAAGGTGGCCGGCCCGGTGGGCGAGGCGCTCATCATGACTGCGTTCGGCCTCGCAGTGGCCATCCCTGCCGTGCTGGCCTACAACGTGTTCGGCCGGGTGGTCAGCCGCATCGAGGCCGAACTCGAAGGCTTCGCGCACGACCTGCTCGGCGCCCTGGGCGAGGACCCGGCGCGCGAGGCGCCGCTGCCGCCCGCCCGTCCGATGCCCGCCTAG
- a CDS encoding ATP-dependent helicase: MSSAAIPVPLRQEERLAAVLAELNEAQRAAVEHGAEEASPDPRPLLVIAGAGSGKTSTLAHRVAHLIARGADPQRILLLSFSRRAAQEMERRAGQVLAKVLGLRSEAPPSLPWAGTFHGIGARLLRDHAAQIGLDASFTIHDRGDAEDLMGLVRSDIGLASMERRFPRKSTCLAIYSRTVNGGAPLAQVLAQSFPWCAEWEAELKRLFGAYVEAKQAQQVLDYDDLLLYWAEMVAEPSLAAQVGGRFDHVLVDEYQDTNLLQSAILRALKPDGCGLTVVGDDAQAIYSFRGATVRNILDFPGQFKQPARIVTLERNYRSTQPILDVSNAVIAAAAERHAKTLWTDKPSMGRPQLVLVPDEAQQARFVAERVLAHREGGLALKSQAVLFRTSSHSAALELELARRNIPFVKYGGLKFLEAAHVKDLLAVLRFAQNPRGRMAGFRVTQLIPGIGPATSTRLLDAMAVADDPAAVVQAFQPPAAAKEEWARFAEIYVQLRAPELAWPADMELALRWYLPHLERLHDDAGLRRGDIEQLARLASGYASRERFLTELTLDPPEATSDRPGPPLLDEDYLILSTIHSAKGQEWRSVHVLNVVDGCIPADVAQGAQELEEERRLLYVAMTRARDHLHLIVPQRFYVTQQAVRGDRHLYAGRTRFISAAEARSFEQITWPPAPDPAPAVPPPAAVIDLRKRLRAAWR; encoded by the coding sequence ATGTCCAGCGCCGCCATCCCCGTCCCCCTGCGCCAGGAAGAGCGTCTTGCCGCAGTGCTCGCCGAACTGAACGAGGCGCAGAGAGCGGCCGTCGAGCACGGGGCCGAGGAAGCGTCGCCCGACCCGAGGCCGCTGCTCGTGATCGCCGGCGCCGGCTCCGGCAAGACCAGCACGCTGGCGCACCGCGTGGCCCACCTGATCGCGCGCGGCGCCGATCCGCAGCGCATCCTGCTGCTGAGCTTTTCACGCCGCGCCGCGCAAGAGATGGAGCGGCGCGCCGGCCAGGTGCTGGCGAAGGTGCTCGGACTGCGCTCGGAGGCGCCGCCATCCTTGCCCTGGGCCGGCACCTTCCACGGCATTGGCGCCCGGCTGCTGCGCGACCATGCGGCGCAGATCGGCCTGGACGCCAGCTTCACCATCCACGACCGCGGCGATGCCGAGGACCTGATGGGCCTGGTGCGCAGCGACATCGGCCTGGCCTCAATGGAGCGGCGCTTTCCACGCAAGAGCACCTGCCTGGCGATCTACTCGCGCACCGTCAACGGCGGCGCGCCGCTTGCACAGGTTCTGGCCCAGTCCTTCCCCTGGTGCGCCGAATGGGAGGCCGAGCTCAAACGCCTGTTCGGCGCCTACGTCGAGGCCAAGCAGGCCCAGCAGGTGCTCGACTACGACGACCTGCTGCTGTACTGGGCCGAGATGGTGGCCGAGCCCTCGCTTGCGGCGCAGGTGGGCGGGCGCTTCGACCACGTGCTGGTCGACGAGTACCAGGACACCAACCTGCTGCAGTCCGCCATCCTGCGCGCCCTCAAGCCCGACGGCTGCGGCCTCACCGTGGTGGGCGACGATGCCCAGGCGATCTATTCCTTTCGCGGCGCAACGGTGCGCAACATCCTCGACTTTCCGGGCCAGTTCAAGCAGCCGGCGCGAATCGTCACATTGGAGCGCAATTACCGATCGACACAGCCGATCCTCGACGTCTCCAATGCCGTGATCGCAGCGGCAGCCGAGCGCCATGCCAAGACGCTGTGGACCGACAAGCCTTCGATGGGTAGGCCGCAACTCGTGCTGGTCCCCGACGAGGCCCAGCAGGCCCGCTTCGTAGCGGAGCGCGTGCTGGCACACCGCGAAGGCGGGCTGGCCCTCAAGTCGCAGGCAGTCCTGTTCCGCACTTCGAGCCACAGCGCGGCTCTCGAACTCGAGTTGGCGCGGCGCAACATCCCGTTCGTCAAGTACGGCGGCCTCAAGTTTCTGGAGGCCGCACATGTGAAGGATTTGCTGGCGGTCCTGCGTTTCGCGCAGAACCCGCGCGGGCGCATGGCGGGCTTTCGCGTCACCCAGCTGATTCCGGGAATCGGGCCCGCCACCTCGACGCGGCTGCTCGATGCCATGGCCGTGGCGGACGATCCGGCTGCCGTGGTGCAGGCCTTCCAGCCACCCGCCGCCGCGAAGGAGGAGTGGGCGCGCTTCGCTGAGATCTATGTGCAACTGCGTGCCCCCGAACTCGCCTGGCCAGCCGACATGGAGCTCGCGCTGCGCTGGTACCTGCCGCACCTGGAGCGCTTGCATGACGATGCCGGATTGCGCCGTGGCGACATCGAGCAGCTGGCCCGCCTGGCGTCCGGCTATGCCTCGCGCGAGCGCTTCCTGACCGAGCTCACGCTCGATCCGCCCGAGGCCACCAGCGACCGGCCCGGTCCGCCCTTGCTCGACGAGGACTACCTGATCCTCTCCACCATCCATTCGGCGAAAGGGCAGGAGTGGCGCTCCGTGCACGTGCTCAACGTCGTCGACGGCTGCATTCCCGCCGACGTCGCGCAGGGCGCCCAGGAACTGGAGGAGGAGCGGCGCCTGCTCTACGTGGCCATGACGCGTGCGCGCGACCACCTGCACCTGATCGTGCCGCAGCGCTTCTACGTCACCCAGCAGGCAGTGCGCGGGGATCGCCATCTCTACGCCGGCCGCACGCGCTTCATCTCGGCGGCCGAAGCCCGGAGTTTCGAGCAGATCACCTGGCCGCCGGCGCCCGACCCAGCCCCCGCGGTGCCACCGCCGGCGGCGGTCATCGACTTGCGCAAGCGCCTGCGCGCCGCGTGGCGCTGA
- a CDS encoding ExbD/TolR family protein has protein sequence MAFGRTSLGSSATGGRAIGAGGQRPLSDINVTPLVDVMLVLLVIFIITAPLMASSIKLDLPRTDAGQPGDTPKFVSLSVDTAGRIFLNDQAVTADELAARLQKAAADNRDTEVQLRADQAVPYGRVVELMGIANKAGLSRIGFVTEAPPRKP, from the coding sequence ATGGCCTTCGGTCGCACCTCCCTCGGCAGCAGCGCCACCGGCGGGCGCGCGATCGGCGCCGGCGGGCAGCGGCCGCTGTCGGACATCAACGTCACGCCGCTGGTGGACGTGATGCTGGTGCTGCTGGTCATCTTCATCATCACCGCCCCGCTGATGGCCAGCTCGATCAAGCTGGATCTGCCGCGCACCGATGCCGGCCAGCCCGGCGACACACCGAAGTTCGTGAGCCTTTCGGTGGACACGGCCGGCCGGATCTTCCTCAACGACCAGGCGGTGACCGCCGACGAGCTCGCGGCCCGGCTGCAGAAGGCCGCCGCCGACAACCGTGACACCGAGGTCCAGCTGCGCGCCGACCAGGCCGTCCCTTATGGTCGCGTCGTCGAGCTGATGGGCATCGCCAACAAGGCCGGCCTCAGCCGCATCGGCTTCGTGACCGAGGCGCCGCCCCGCAAGCCCTGA
- the fur gene encoding ferric iron uptake transcriptional regulator, translating into MGNIDELKNTGLKATLPRLKILEIFQNGGQRHMTAEDVFRVLLNEHSDIGLATVYRVLTQFEQAGILERSHFESGKAVYELNEGKHHDHLICTGCGKVEEFYDAEIERRQQMISKDKGWILQDHAMSLYGLCADCTSKR; encoded by the coding sequence ATGGGCAACATCGACGAACTCAAGAACACCGGCCTCAAGGCCACGCTGCCGCGCCTCAAGATACTCGAGATCTTCCAGAATGGCGGGCAGCGCCACATGACGGCCGAAGACGTGTTCCGGGTGTTGCTCAACGAGCATTCCGACATCGGCCTGGCGACCGTCTACCGTGTGCTCACGCAGTTCGAGCAGGCCGGCATTCTCGAGCGCAGCCACTTCGAGAGCGGCAAGGCGGTCTACGAGCTCAACGAGGGCAAGCACCACGACCACCTGATTTGCACCGGATGCGGCAAAGTGGAAGAGTTCTATGACGCCGAGATCGAGCGCCGCCAGCAGATGATCTCGAAGGACAAGGGCTGGATCCTGCAGGACCACGCCATGTCGCTCTACGGGCTCTGTGCCGACTGCACGAGCAAGCGCTAG
- the hprK gene encoding HPr(Ser) kinase/phosphatase → MKPTVISADAMFEEFRGSLRWEWLAGLGASERQFDPGVISRAQSAADLVGYLNYIHPYRVQILGAREVAYLMRGSPEDCVRRIARIVTLEPPMLVLADGQAAPDQLLSICERAQLPLFATRESSAFVIDLLRAYLSKHFAERTSMHGVFMDILGLGVMITGESGLGKSELGLELISRGNGLVADDAVDLYRINQTTLEGRCPELLQNLLEVRGIGLLDIRAIFGETAVRRKMRLKLIVHLVRRDSFERDYERMPSAPLTQDVLGIPVRKVIIQVVAGRNIAVLVEAAVRNSILQLRGIDTYADFVARHHKAMEGARDDD, encoded by the coding sequence ATGAAGCCGACCGTCATCAGCGCCGATGCGATGTTCGAGGAGTTTCGCGGCTCCTTGCGCTGGGAGTGGCTTGCGGGCCTGGGTGCCTCGGAGCGCCAGTTCGACCCCGGCGTCATCAGCCGGGCCCAATCGGCCGCCGACCTGGTCGGCTACCTCAACTACATCCATCCCTACCGCGTGCAGATCCTCGGCGCGCGCGAAGTGGCCTATCTCATGCGCGGCTCACCCGAGGATTGCGTGCGGCGTATTGCCCGCATCGTGACGCTGGAGCCGCCCATGCTGGTGCTGGCCGATGGCCAGGCAGCGCCGGATCAGCTGCTGTCGATCTGCGAGCGTGCGCAGCTGCCCCTGTTCGCGACCCGTGAATCCTCGGCCTTCGTGATCGACCTGCTGCGCGCCTACCTGTCCAAGCATTTCGCCGAACGCACCTCGATGCACGGCGTGTTCATGGACATCCTCGGCCTCGGCGTGATGATCACGGGCGAGTCGGGCCTGGGCAAGAGCGAGCTGGGCCTGGAGCTGATCTCGCGCGGCAACGGGCTGGTCGCCGACGACGCCGTCGACCTCTACCGCATCAACCAGACCACGCTCGAAGGGCGCTGCCCCGAGCTGCTGCAGAACCTGCTGGAAGTGCGCGGCATCGGCCTGTTGGACATCCGCGCCATCTTCGGCGAGACGGCGGTACGCCGGAAAATGCGGCTCAAGCTGATCGTGCACCTGGTTCGCCGCGACAGCTTCGAGCGCGACTACGAGCGCATGCCCTCGGCGCCGCTGACCCAGGACGTGCTGGGTATCCCCGTGCGCAAGGTGATCATCCAGGTCGTCGCCGGCCGCAACATCGCGGTGCTGGTGGAAGCGGCGGTGCGCAATTCCATCCTCCAGTTGCGTGGCATCGATACCTATGCCGACTTCGTGGCCCGGCACCACAAGGCCATGGAAGGCGCGCGGGACGACGATTAG
- the dapB gene encoding 4-hydroxy-tetrahydrodipicolinate reductase, which translates to MRRIAIAGASGRMGRMLIEAVREAQDCRLAGALDVAGSPAIGGDAAAFLGFTSGVPIVSDLRTGLQDAQVLIDFTRPEGTLAHLAVCRELGVQAVIGTTGFSEAQKAEIAAAARDIAIMMAPNMSVGVNVTFKLLEMAAKALSTGYDIEIIEAHHRHKIDAPSGTALKMGEVIAGALGRDLQECAVYAREGITGERDPSSIGFATVRGGDIVGDHTVLFAGTGERIEITHKSASRATYAQGSLRAVRFLADRKNGLFDMFDVLGLR; encoded by the coding sequence CTGCGCCGCATTGCGATCGCCGGCGCCTCCGGCCGCATGGGGCGCATGCTGATCGAGGCGGTGCGCGAGGCGCAGGACTGCCGCCTGGCCGGCGCGCTCGACGTCGCGGGCAGCCCGGCGATCGGCGGCGACGCCGCCGCTTTCCTCGGCTTCACGAGCGGCGTGCCCATCGTGTCCGACCTGCGCACCGGCCTGCAGGACGCCCAGGTGCTCATCGACTTCACCCGCCCCGAGGGCACGTTGGCGCATCTGGCCGTATGCCGTGAACTGGGCGTGCAGGCCGTGATCGGCACCACCGGATTCAGCGAGGCGCAGAAGGCCGAGATCGCCGCCGCCGCCAGGGACATCGCCATCATGATGGCGCCCAACATGAGCGTGGGCGTCAACGTCACGTTCAAGCTGCTGGAAATGGCGGCCAAGGCCCTGTCCACCGGCTACGACATCGAGATCATCGAGGCCCATCACCGCCACAAGATCGATGCGCCCTCCGGCACCGCACTCAAGATGGGCGAGGTGATCGCCGGCGCACTGGGCCGCGACCTCCAGGAATGCGCGGTCTATGCGCGCGAGGGCATCACCGGCGAGCGCGACCCCTCCAGCATCGGCTTCGCGACCGTTCGCGGCGGCGACATCGTGGGCGACCACACGGTGCTCTTCGCCGGCACCGGCGAGCGCATCGAGATCACCCACAAGTCCGCCAGCCGCGCGACCTACGCGCAGGGCAGCCTGCGGGCGGTGCGCTTCCTGGCCGATCGCAAGAACGGGTTGTTCGACATGTTCGACGTGCTCGGGCTGCGCTGA
- a CDS encoding PTS sugar transporter subunit IIA, with product MNRLASILPPAQVLVSVDATSKKRAFEEAGLLFENLHGLGRALITDSLFARERLGSTGLGHGVAIPHGRIKGLKSPMAAVFQLANPIGFDAPDEQPVVLLIFLLVPEAATQKHLEILSEIAELLSDAGLREQIKSSNDAAQLHALIAGWQSAQVA from the coding sequence ATGAACCGACTCGCGTCCATCCTGCCGCCCGCTCAAGTGCTTGTGAGCGTTGACGCCACCAGCAAGAAACGAGCTTTCGAAGAAGCGGGCTTGCTGTTTGAAAACCTGCACGGCCTTGGCCGCGCCCTCATCACCGACAGCCTGTTTGCCCGTGAGCGGCTGGGCTCCACCGGCCTGGGGCATGGCGTGGCCATCCCGCACGGCCGCATCAAGGGCCTGAAGTCCCCGATGGCCGCCGTGTTCCAGCTCGCCAACCCGATCGGCTTCGACGCGCCCGACGAGCAGCCCGTGGTGCTGCTGATCTTCCTTCTGGTGCCCGAAGCGGCGACCCAGAAACATCTGGAAATACTTTCCGAGATCGCCGAGCTCCTGAGCGATGCCGGCCTGCGCGAGCAGATCAAGTCGAGCAACGACGCGGCGCAGCTGCATGCCCTGATCGCAGGATGGCAATCGGCCCAGGTCGCTTGA
- the hpf gene encoding ribosome hibernation-promoting factor, HPF/YfiA family, with amino-acid sequence MNLTISGHHLDVTPALRSYVTSKLDRITRHFDQVVDVKVILTVEKQKEKERRQRAECNIHVKGSDMFAESSHADLYAAVDELVDKLDRQVVRHKECLKDHYHAAPKRVM; translated from the coding sequence ATGAATCTGACGATCAGCGGTCACCACCTCGACGTCACCCCCGCGCTTCGCAGCTACGTCACGAGCAAGCTGGACCGGATCACCCGGCACTTCGACCAGGTGGTCGATGTGAAGGTGATCCTCACGGTGGAAAAGCAGAAGGAAAAAGAAAGGCGCCAGCGGGCCGAATGCAATATTCACGTCAAGGGCAGTGACATGTTCGCCGAATCGAGCCACGCTGATCTCTATGCCGCGGTCGACGAGCTGGTCGACAAGCTCGACCGCCAGGTCGTACGCCACAAGGAGTGCCTGAAGGACCACTACCACGCTGCGCCGAAGCGCGTGATGTAG
- the leuS gene encoding leucine--tRNA ligase: MNPSYKPSDVESAAQAAWTAADAYRVTEDAQKKKYYACSMLPYPSGKLHMGHVRNYTINDMLTRYLRMSGYNVLMPMGWDAFGLPAENAALKNGVPPARWTYENIGYMKGQLQAMGLAIDWSREIATCDPSYYKWNQWLFLKMLDKGIAYRKTQVVNWDPVDQTVLANEQVVDGKGWRTGATVERREIPGYYLKISDYAEELLEHTQHKLPGWPERVKLMQENWIGKSEGVRFAFPHDIKDERGELIQGGRMYVFTTRADTIMGVTFCAVAPEHPLALHAANTNPELAAFIDECKSGGTTEAELATQEKKGVPTGLHVRHPITDEPVPVWVGNYVLIGYGDGAVMGVPAHDERDFAFANKYGIEIIQVVLVDDEPHFDYHRWQDWYADKERGVTINSDNFSGMSHAEAVKAVAHALGQKGLGEMQTTWRLRDWGVSRQRYWGTPIPIIHCEEHGAVPVPEKDLPVVLPTDCVPDGSGNPLHKHEGFHAGVVCPVCGKAARRETDTMDTFVDSAWYFMRYCDPKNDQAMVAEGAQYWMPMDQYIGGIEHAILHLLYARFWTKVMRDLGLVKVDEPFSKLLTQGMVLNHIFYRRSEKGGKEYFPPSEVTQVLDAQGRTTGGTLADGTKVDYGGVGKMGKSERNGVDPQDLIEKYGADTARLYTMFTAPPEATLEWNDAAVEGSFRFLRRVWNYGVALGTAQAAVPEGEEIDLASVDPRSAFGKEAKALRCEIHTVLRQIDYDYQRMQYNTVVSGAMKLLNALEGFKSDGSPGDRAAAREGFGILLRCLYPATPHITHALWHELGYDKLQGTLLDAPWPEVDTIALEQDEIELMLQVNGKLRGSLRVPANASKAEIEKIALASEAFAKHAEGAVAKRVIVVPGRLVNVVV; the protein is encoded by the coding sequence ATGAACCCCAGCTACAAACCCAGCGACGTCGAGTCGGCCGCCCAGGCCGCCTGGACAGCAGCCGACGCCTACCGCGTGACCGAGGACGCGCAAAAGAAGAAGTACTACGCCTGCTCGATGCTGCCGTACCCCAGCGGCAAGCTGCACATGGGGCATGTGCGCAACTACACCATCAACGACATGCTCACGCGCTACCTGCGCATGAGCGGCTACAACGTCCTGATGCCGATGGGGTGGGACGCCTTCGGCCTGCCTGCCGAGAACGCGGCCCTCAAGAACGGCGTGCCGCCGGCCAGGTGGACCTACGAGAACATCGGCTACATGAAGGGCCAGCTCCAGGCCATGGGCCTGGCGATCGACTGGAGCCGAGAGATCGCGACCTGCGACCCGAGCTATTACAAGTGGAACCAGTGGCTGTTCCTCAAGATGCTCGACAAGGGCATCGCCTACCGCAAGACCCAGGTGGTCAACTGGGACCCGGTCGACCAGACCGTGCTGGCCAACGAGCAGGTGGTCGACGGCAAGGGCTGGCGTACCGGCGCAACCGTCGAGCGGCGCGAAATCCCCGGCTACTACCTGAAGATCAGCGACTACGCAGAGGAACTGCTCGAACACACCCAGCACAAGCTGCCGGGCTGGCCCGAGCGCGTCAAGCTGATGCAGGAGAACTGGATCGGCAAGAGCGAGGGCGTGCGCTTCGCCTTCCCGCATGACATCAAGGACGAGCGAGGCGAGCTCATCCAGGGCGGCCGCATGTACGTCTTCACGACGCGCGCCGACACCATCATGGGCGTGACCTTCTGCGCCGTCGCGCCCGAGCATCCGCTGGCCCTGCATGCCGCGAATACGAATCCCGAACTCGCCGCCTTCATCGACGAATGCAAGAGCGGCGGCACCACCGAGGCCGAGCTTGCGACCCAGGAGAAGAAGGGCGTGCCGACCGGCCTGCACGTGCGGCATCCGATCACCGACGAACCGGTGCCGGTGTGGGTCGGCAACTACGTGCTGATCGGCTACGGCGATGGCGCCGTGATGGGTGTGCCGGCGCATGACGAGCGTGACTTCGCCTTCGCCAACAAATACGGCATCGAGATCATCCAGGTCGTGCTGGTCGACGACGAGCCCCACTTCGACTACCACCGCTGGCAGGACTGGTACGCCGACAAGGAGCGTGGAGTCACGATCAACTCCGACAACTTCAGCGGCATGTCCCATGCCGAGGCGGTCAAGGCGGTGGCACACGCGCTGGGCCAGAAGGGCCTCGGCGAGATGCAGACCACCTGGCGCCTGCGCGACTGGGGCGTGAGCCGCCAGCGCTACTGGGGGACGCCGATCCCCATCATCCATTGCGAGGAGCACGGCGCCGTGCCGGTGCCCGAGAAGGATCTCCCGGTCGTGCTGCCCACCGACTGCGTGCCGGACGGCTCGGGCAACCCGCTGCACAAGCACGAAGGCTTCCACGCCGGCGTGGTCTGCCCGGTTTGCGGCAAGGCGGCGCGGCGCGAGACCGACACCATGGACACGTTCGTCGACAGCGCCTGGTACTTCATGCGCTATTGCGATCCGAAGAACGACCAGGCCATGGTCGCCGAAGGGGCGCAGTACTGGATGCCGATGGACCAGTACATCGGCGGCATCGAGCACGCGATCCTGCACCTGCTCTACGCACGCTTCTGGACCAAGGTGATGCGCGACCTCGGTCTGGTGAAGGTGGACGAGCCCTTCAGCAAGCTGCTCACGCAGGGCATGGTGCTCAACCACATCTTCTACCGGCGCAGCGAAAAGGGCGGCAAGGAGTACTTCCCGCCCTCCGAGGTGACGCAGGTGCTCGACGCGCAGGGGCGCACTACCGGCGGCACGCTGGCCGACGGCACGAAGGTCGACTACGGCGGCGTCGGCAAGATGGGCAAGAGCGAGCGCAACGGCGTCGACCCGCAAGACTTGATCGAGAAGTACGGCGCCGACACCGCGCGGCTGTACACCATGTTCACCGCGCCGCCCGAGGCCACGCTGGAGTGGAACGATGCCGCGGTGGAAGGCAGCTTCCGTTTCCTGCGCCGGGTCTGGAACTACGGCGTGGCGCTCGGCACCGCGCAAGCGGCCGTGCCCGAGGGCGAGGAGATCGACCTCGCCTCGGTGGACCCGCGCTCGGCCTTCGGCAAGGAGGCCAAGGCACTGCGCTGCGAGATCCACACCGTGCTGCGCCAGATCGACTACGACTACCAGCGCATGCAGTACAACACCGTGGTCTCGGGCGCGATGAAGCTGTTGAACGCGCTGGAGGGCTTCAAGTCCGACGGCAGCCCCGGTGACAGGGCCGCCGCGCGCGAGGGCTTCGGCATCCTGCTGCGCTGCCTCTACCCGGCCACGCCGCACATCACGCATGCGCTGTGGCACGAACTGGGCTATGACAAGTTGCAAGGCACACTGCTCGACGCCCCCTGGCCGGAGGTCGACACGATCGCTCTCGAGCAGGACGAGATCGAGCTGATGCTGCAGGTCAACGGCAAGCTGCGCGGCTCGCTGCGCGTGCCCGCCAATGCGAGCAAGGCGGAGATCGAGAAGATCGCGCTGGCCAGCGAGGCCTTCGCCAAGCATGCCGAAGGCGCCGTTGCCAAGCGCGTGATCGTGGTGCCGGGCCGGCTCGTCAACGTGGTGGTATGA
- a CDS encoding outer membrane protein assembly factor BamE translates to MPEFSQESRLWLLAGAVAATLSLGACSSFTERSRGVLSAITPYKVEVVQGNFVSKEQVEQLKAGMSRQQVREILGTPLLTDVFHTNRWDYVFTIRRQGIDPQQRRLTVFFNGEVLDRFEGDAMPSEQEFVAAVDARGRAGKVPVLEATADQLKKFEPSKDKGKEADADTSSASLPPLPPSYPPLEATR, encoded by the coding sequence ATGCCTGAGTTTTCCCAAGAAAGCCGCCTCTGGCTGCTCGCCGGCGCGGTCGCCGCGACGCTGAGCCTGGGGGCTTGCAGCAGCTTCACCGAGCGCTCGCGCGGTGTCCTCTCTGCGATCACGCCCTACAAGGTCGAAGTGGTGCAGGGCAATTTCGTCTCGAAGGAGCAGGTCGAGCAACTCAAGGCCGGCATGTCTCGCCAACAGGTGCGCGAGATCCTCGGCACTCCGCTGCTGACCGACGTGTTTCACACCAACCGCTGGGACTATGTCTTTACCATCCGGCGTCAGGGCATCGATCCCCAGCAGCGGCGGCTGACGGTGTTCTTCAACGGCGAGGTCCTTGACCGCTTCGAGGGCGATGCGATGCCGAGCGAGCAGGAATTCGTCGCCGCGGTCGACGCCCGCGGGCGTGCCGGCAAGGTGCCGGTGCTGGAAGCCACCGCAGACCAGCTCAAGAAGTTCGAGCCTTCCAAGGACAAGGGCAAGGAGGCTGATGCCGACACCTCGTCCGCATCGCTGCCGCCACTGCCCCCCAGCTATCCGCCGCTTGAAGCGACGCGCTAG
- the corA gene encoding magnesium/cobalt transporter CorA, with protein sequence MLNIFTLANGRLVQEEIEALEELSKFQPIWVDLESPTLEEKRWIKQYYGLSIPEDAMDEDIEESARFYEEDNGELHVRSDFLIDDDENPRTVRVAFILNQHNAELRSRGVLFSIHDEDVPVFRLLRMRARRAPGLIEDAKEVLLKLFDADAEYSADSLENIYDELEVAGKKVLEGNVSDELAGEVLGAIARQEDLNGRIRRNVMDTRRAVSFMMRSRMLNAEQFEEARQILRDIESLDNHTAFLFDKINFLMDATVGFININQNKTIKIFSVASVALLPPTLIASIYGMNLQFPELHFLGSAGYPYVLGLMAASALVPMWYFRRRGWLK encoded by the coding sequence ATGCTCAACATCTTCACGCTCGCCAACGGCCGTCTCGTCCAGGAAGAGATCGAAGCGCTCGAGGAACTTTCGAAGTTCCAGCCCATCTGGGTCGACCTCGAATCGCCCACGCTGGAGGAGAAGCGCTGGATCAAGCAGTACTACGGCCTGTCCATCCCCGAAGATGCGATGGACGAGGACATCGAGGAGTCGGCGCGCTTCTACGAGGAAGACAACGGCGAGCTGCACGTGCGCAGCGACTTCCTGATCGATGACGACGAGAACCCGCGCACGGTGCGCGTGGCCTTCATCCTGAACCAGCACAACGCCGAACTGCGCAGCCGCGGCGTGCTGTTCTCGATTCATGACGAAGATGTGCCGGTGTTTCGTCTGCTGCGCATGCGCGCGCGCCGTGCGCCCGGACTGATCGAGGACGCCAAGGAAGTGCTGCTCAAGCTCTTCGACGCCGATGCCGAGTACTCCGCCGACTCGCTGGAAAACATCTACGACGAGCTGGAAGTCGCTGGCAAGAAGGTGCTCGAAGGCAACGTGAGCGACGAGCTTGCCGGCGAGGTGCTGGGCGCAATCGCGCGCCAGGAAGACCTGAACGGCCGCATCCGCCGCAACGTGATGGACACGCGCCGCGCCGTGAGCTTCATGATGCGCAGCCGCATGCTCAATGCCGAGCAGTTCGAGGAAGCGCGGCAGATCCTGCGCGACATCGAATCGCTGGACAACCACACGGCCTTCCTGTTCGACAAGATCAACTTCCTGATGGACGCCACCGTCGGCTTCATCAACATCAACCAGAACAAGACCATCAAGATCTTCTCGGTGGCCAGCGTGGCCCTGCTGCCACCGACGCTGATCGCGAGCATCTACGGCATGAACCTGCAGTTCCCCGAGCTGCACTTTCTCGGCAGCGCCGGCTATCCCTACGTTCTGGGATTGATGGCAGCCAGCGCGCTGGTGCCGATGTGGTACTTCCGCCGGCGCGGCTGGCTCAAGTAA